GACCCCACCTGTGGTTCAGGGTCTTTGCTATTGCAGGTAGCAAAAGAAATACATAGTAAAGGTGGGAAAGTCGCGGGTTATTACGGTCAGGAGAAAAATCCGAGTACTTATAACTTAGCGCGCATGAACATGATTTTGCACGGCGTGCATTATCGTAGTTTTGATATTCAACAAGATGATACCCTGGAAACTCCACATCATAGTGAAAAACGTTTTGAAGCGGTTGTTGCTAATCCTCCATTTTCAGCTAGCTGGAGTGCTAGCGCGGGGTTTTTAACTGATGAGCGTTTTGCCGATTACGGAAAGTTAGCGCCCAAAGGTAAAGCTGATTTTGCTTTTGTGCTACATATGTTACATCAACTTGATGATAACGGCACAATGGCGGTGGTATTGCCTCATGGCGTGTTATTTCGAGGAGCTGCTGAAGGACACATCCGTAAAGCTTTAATCGAACAAAAAAACTGCTTAGATGCAGTAATAGGTTTGCCAGCTAATATATTTTATGGCACCTCTATTCCTACCTGTATTTTAGTGCTAAAAAAGCAACGAACTGAAAATGATAATATTTTATTTATTGATGCTAGCGCTTATTGTGGACAGGCGACGAATCAGAATTATTTACGTGAAGGCGATTTAAGACGTATTTTAGATGCTGTCGATAAGCGTGAATTTAAAGAAAAATTTGCTTATGCGGCGACACGAAAAGAAATAAAAGAAGACAATGATTTTAACCTAAATATATCAAGATATGTTGATACTTTTGAAGAAGAAGAACCGATTAATCTTGGAGATATATCAGAACAACTAAAAGCTCTAGATAAAGATATCTCAAGTGTTGATTTAACTATAAGGAAATATTGCTCAGAGTTAGATATTGAGGTTATATCATAATGGCTCCTATTGAAGAAAAGTTCCCAAAGTTGAGATTTAAAAAATATAGTGAAAGTTGGATAGAAAAGTCTATAAGAGAATTATTGACAATAGGTAGTGGTAAAGATTACAAGCATCTTGGAGAAGGTGATATACCTGTTTATGGCTCTGGTGGACATATGTCTAATGTTGATCGATTTCTATTCGATGGAAAAAGTGTCACTATTGGAAGAAAGGGAACAATTGATTCGCCTAAATTTTTAGATGGGAAATTTTGGACTGTTGATACATTATTTTATACGCATAGTTTTAACGGTGTTATTCCAGAGCATGTTTATTCAATTTTTCTTAAAGTAAATTGGAAGAAATACAATGAGGCA
This genomic window from Thalassomonas viridans contains:
- a CDS encoding type I restriction-modification system subunit M, which codes for MVEQHKKALEKQLWNIANALRGNMSADEFRDYILGFIFYKYLSERMHQYGDSLLAEDKLKFDSLDENTEQGAEYLEAIKEEAIDHLGYFLKPSELFHMIAEKGKNGEFIIEALTEVLNHIEQSTMGTASEDDFNGLFDDIDLTSNKLGKSEAAKNELISKVLGHLDEIDFCLDDTEIDVLGDAYEYLIGQFASGAGKKAGEFYTPPMVSKLLAKLVTKDKTQLKSVYDPTCGSGSLLLQVAKEIHSKGGKVAGYYGQEKNPSTYNLARMNMILHGVHYRSFDIQQDDTLETPHHSEKRFEAVVANPPFSASWSASAGFLTDERFADYGKLAPKGKADFAFVLHMLHQLDDNGTMAVVLPHGVLFRGAAEGHIRKALIEQKNCLDAVIGLPANIFYGTSIPTCILVLKKQRTENDNILFIDASAYCGQATNQNYLREGDLRRILDAVDKREFKEKFAYAATRKEIKEDNDFNLNISRYVDTFEEEEPINLGDISEQLKALDKDISSVDLTIRKYCSELDIEVIS